A region of the Streptococcus oralis Uo5 genome:
CAAAAAAGGGGAAGCCTCTGATTATTCTGAAGGAATTGGACGTGCTAATTTCAGTAAGTATCATGGTCTGATTTACAAAGAGGATTGGACATCTAGTGCTCTAAATAAGAGTGGACAATATTTACACAGTTGGTATGTTCGAGCTAATCCTAAACAAGCTGCCTATAACAAAATTGAAATTCATGACTGGGTTGACCCAAATGCCTCACCGATGCAGATGATTCCTGAAACATTTAAAGTTACGGCAGGTTGGTACGATAAATCTTATTACTTTAAAGATGAGGTGGTTTTAGAAGCTGGTAAGGATTACCAAGTAAAATGGAATGATTCTTACACAGAATTTACTTTAACAATTAACAATGCATCTTCAATTCTTGCGAAGAACGGTAAACCAGCAGCATTTCGAATTAATTATAAAACAAGTGCTCCAGCTGATGGCACGCAAGTCCAAAACAATGCTGAAATGAAGGGTGATGACCAGATTCTAACATATGACGACTATAGTAATAAGACAGTCGTTAAGCAAATCGGAAACTCAGTCGTTGCTTCTGGTGGTACAATTCAGTTAGAAACTGGTTACCGTATCATTCTTTACAAGGTCGACGAGCTGACTCATGACCGTCTAAAAGGAGCAAAATTCAAGATTACTCCTCCGGCAGGAGCTACGGCTAAAGAGGAAATTGTAACGACAAATGATGACGGAATTGCTGAGTCATCTATTTACTCAGAAAGTGATATCAAGAAAGGGAACTTTACAGTAACCGAGATTGAAGCTCCTGAGGGATATGAGTTGAATCCTACTCCATTTGAGATGACTGTTGGACAAGATGGAGCTATCAAAACAGTTACAAATAAACGTAGCAAAGCTAAAGTTAAGATTAAAGCTAATAAAAAACTTACAGGACGTGAGTTGAAGGCTGAAGAGTTTGAATTCACTTTAACAGACCAAGATGGTAAGGTGAAAGAAACTGTGAAGAATGACAAAGACGGAAACATTGCTTTCTCAGAATTGGAATTCGACAAAGCAGGGACTTATACCTTTAAAATTGCTGAAAAAGCTGGCAGTGATACAAGCATCAAGTACGACACTAAAACTGTCACGGCTACAGTTACTGTAGTAGATAAGGGCAAAGGTGCACTTGAAGCAACTGTTTCTTACGATGATGAAAAAGCTTTCGAGAATACTTACACTCCAGCAAAAACGGAAGTTCCTGTGAAGAAAGTATGGAAGGACGAGAACAACCAAGACGGTAAACGTCCAACTTCTGTCACAGTTAAATTGCTTGCAGATGGCCAAGATACTGGAAAAACACTTGAATTGACTGAAGCAAATGGTTGGGCTGGAAGCTTCACAAACCTTGATGCTGATAAAGGCGGCACACCTATCCAGTACACAGTAGTAGAAGTAACTGTTACTGGATACACTTCTGAAGTTACTGGTGACGCTGCATCAGGATTCACTATCACAAATAGCTATTCACCAGAAACAGTTGTTGTAAAAGCAACTAAGAACTGGGATGACGCGAACAACCAAGACGGCAAACGTCCAACCAAGATTACAATCAATCTTTTAGCAGACGGTCAGAAAGTCGATTCGAAAGAAGTTCAAGCAGCCGCAGACGGAACATGGACTGCTACATTCGAAAAATTAGCAAAATATAAAGCTGGTAAAGAAATCAAATACACTGTAACAGAAGAAGCCGTAGCAGAATACGAAGCGACTATTACAGACTTTACCATCACAAACAAATATGCTCCTAAAGAAATTGACTACAAGGTAACAAAAGTATGGAACGATGCGAACAACCAAGACGGCAAACGTCCTGAGTCCGTAACGGTTCAACTTTATAAAAAAGTAGGAAATGCAGATCCAGTAGCCGTTGAAGGTAAGAAATTGACCTTAACAGCTAAGGAAAAGACTGATGATAACACTTGGGTAGCATCCTTCACAAATCTTCCACAATACGAAGCTGGTAAAGAAATCACTTACTCTATCAAGGAAGTAGACGTGCCAGCTGGTTACGAATCTTCTGTGACTGGTCAAGTAGTTACAAACAATTACACACCAAAAACAGTAGTTCTTTCCGGAACTAAGGTTTGGAAAGATAACAACAACCAAGACGGCAAACGTACAAGATCTGTGAAAGTTCAAATTCTTAAAAACGATAAAGAAGTTGTTCAAGAAATTGAAGTATCAGAAGCAACTGGTTGGAAGTTCGAATCTAAAAAGCTTCCTAAGTATGAGAATGGTAAGGAAATCAAGTACACTGTCAAAGAAACTGCTATGACAGAATACAAAGCAACCATCACTACAGATAAGGATGGCAAGTACACCATTACCAACGAACATACTCCAGAAAAAACAGCTGTAAAAGGTCATAAGATCTGGAAAGATGAAGATAACAAAGATGGCATCCGTCCAGCATCTATCACCGTAAAACTTCTTGCAGATGGCAAGGAAACTGGTCAGACAGCTACAGTGTCAGAAACAAGTGGCTGGACTTATGAGTTTACAGGTCTTGATCGTTATCAAGAAGGTAAGGAGATTGCCTACGCTGTTGAAGAAGTGAATGTTCCAGATGGTTATACAGCTTCAGTAGAAGGTTACAACATTACAAATACGCACACTCCTGAAAAACCAACACCTGGCAAACCAAATGAACCAGGTAAGCCTAAAAAAGGTGGGGAATTGCCTAATACAGGAAGCGAGTCTAATCAAGTGGCTCTAGTAGCTGGAATCGCCCTTCTTGGATTGGGAACAGGATTCTTGGCAAGACGCAAAAAAGAAGATTAAGTTTTTTAAACGGTATCTTTCACGAAATTTTGCAAGACAGTTTAAAAGTGGAAACAAGTGTCAATGGAAATTGGCACTTGTTTTTTTTGTAACTGACCCTGGTTCTACTACCGGATACAAGTGGATAGTTGCCACTTACTGAAAAGCTATTGTTTTTGCGAGAAAATCCTCTATAATAGGTGACAAATAAAAAAGGAGATGTTGCATATGATTGGAACAAGATTACAAGATAAATTGAAGTCAGGTTTGGAGGTAGAAAATTTTCAAAAAGATGGCGATATCTATCTGTCTCTTAATCCAGATTATCTATCTGGAGATAATGCTAAATACATGACCATGTATAACCGTATGGCTCGCTGGTACGATATGAGTGAGAAATGGATAGGACCACTTCTCCATGGAAAGGCGATTGATAAGTTGAGAAGGGATCTGATGGAGGAAATAGAATGGAAAGATAATTTATCTGTTCTTTATGTCTCTATCGGGACTGGTCAAGACCTCCGTTATATTCCTGAGACAATTGACCTGAAAAGTTTAGACTTTGTAGGGGTAGATATTTCTATCAGTATGCTAGAAAAATGCCAGAAATCTTGCGCCAACAAGACCAATCTGCAACTTTTCCATGC
Encoded here:
- a CDS encoding Cna B-type domain-containing protein gives rise to the protein MKNKKFWLPILTSLACLLGIIFAPNSVQAKELKNVISNIGIWEVDNGKFIKPDANGVYTLSPEHHNYSNYKFTVDYDLSAYDGKLEDGDTFTFTVPSPLTVRNETFDLKDKETDLVIGETQIVSNGDNNGGKATITLKNLKTYLEKKGGYQVQNVKGNFFVGFSSKNELSNETLRFDKTETINEITHQIKVKKGEASDYSEGIGRANFSKYHGLIYKEDWTSSALNKSGQYLHSWYVRANPKQAAYNKIEIHDWVDPNASPMQMIPETFKVTAGWYDKSYYFKDEVVLEAGKDYQVKWNDSYTEFTLTINNASSILAKNGKPAAFRINYKTSAPADGTQVQNNAEMKGDDQILTYDDYSNKTVVKQIGNSVVASGGTIQLETGYRIILYKVDELTHDRLKGAKFKITPPAGATAKEEIVTTNDDGIAESSIYSESDIKKGNFTVTEIEAPEGYELNPTPFEMTVGQDGAIKTVTNKRSKAKVKIKANKKLTGRELKAEEFEFTLTDQDGKVKETVKNDKDGNIAFSELEFDKAGTYTFKIAEKAGSDTSIKYDTKTVTATVTVVDKGKGALEATVSYDDEKAFENTYTPAKTEVPVKKVWKDENNQDGKRPTSVTVKLLADGQDTGKTLELTEANGWAGSFTNLDADKGGTPIQYTVVEVTVTGYTSEVTGDAASGFTITNSYSPETVVVKATKNWDDANNQDGKRPTKITINLLADGQKVDSKEVQAAADGTWTATFEKLAKYKAGKEIKYTVTEEAVAEYEATITDFTITNKYAPKEIDYKVTKVWNDANNQDGKRPESVTVQLYKKVGNADPVAVEGKKLTLTAKEKTDDNTWVASFTNLPQYEAGKEITYSIKEVDVPAGYESSVTGQVVTNNYTPKTVVLSGTKVWKDNNNQDGKRTRSVKVQILKNDKEVVQEIEVSEATGWKFESKKLPKYENGKEIKYTVKETAMTEYKATITTDKDGKYTITNEHTPEKTAVKGHKIWKDEDNKDGIRPASITVKLLADGKETGQTATVSETSGWTYEFTGLDRYQEGKEIAYAVEEVNVPDGYTASVEGYNITNTHTPEKPTPGKPNEPGKPKKGGELPNTGSESNQVALVAGIALLGLGTGFLARRKKED
- a CDS encoding class I SAM-dependent methyltransferase, with protein sequence MIGTRLQDKLKSGLEVENFQKDGDIYLSLNPDYLSGDNAKYMTMYNRMARWYDMSEKWIGPLLHGKAIDKLRRDLMEEIEWKDNLSVLYVSIGTGQDLRYIPETIDLKSLDFVGVDISISMLEKCQKSCANKTNLQLFHACAEDLPFADNSFDIVYHIGGINFFNDKAKAMQEMLRVAKPGTKILIADETADYVDQQYKKNHFSKDYFKDATVDLSEIENAVPSEVKEKEMKLLWDGKFYALTFRK